Proteins from a single region of Apium graveolens cultivar Ventura chromosome 7, ASM990537v1, whole genome shotgun sequence:
- the LOC141673866 gene encoding uncharacterized protein LOC141673866 gives MISGGPTVAGTTRNSQKANAREVMRIVGESSKRSKSEMTLEFGDPDEGLKLPQDDPLVITPAIRNYHVMRVLVDNGAFMDILFHDIFIRMSYNDSQLTPSDTPIYGFNHMEYKVEGEIQLPVTIGEEPREATQILNFQVVKVSSTYNSIMGRTWIHAFKVVPLTYHMVLKFPTRNGVGEEKGDHKMAHSCYVALRPDGT, from the coding sequence ATGATCTCAGGAGGTCCGACAGTAGCTGGGACTACAAGGAACTCCCAAAAAGCTAATGCACGAGAGGTGATGAGAATAGTTGGAGAATCGTCTAAGCGTTCTAAGTCAGAGATGACGCTTGAATTTGGTGACCCAGACGAAGGTTTGAAACTTCCTCAGGATGATCCTTTGGTTATAACTCCAGCAATTAGAAATTATCATGTTATGAGGGTCCTAGTGGACAATGGAGCTTTCATGGATATTCTTTTCCATGACATTTTCATAAGGATGAGCtacaatgattctcaactaactcCATCTGACACACCCATCTACGGGTTTAACCATATGGAATACAAAGTTGAAGGAGAAATACAACTTCCCGTAACTATCGGGGAAGAGCCCAGGGAGGCCACACAGATATTGAACTTTCAGGTTGTTAAGGTATCCTCTACTTATAATTCCATCATGGGGAGAACATGGATCCATGCATTTAAGGTCGTGCCTTTAACCTACCACATGGTACTGAAGTTCCCAACTAGGAACGGTGTTGGAGAGGAGAAAGGAGATCATAAAATGGCCCACAGTTGCTATGTTGCACTTAGGCCCGATGGGACATGA